Proteins from a single region of Phycisphaeraceae bacterium D3-23:
- a CDS encoding glycerol-3-phosphate dehydrogenase/oxidase has translation MDDAALTRDVSALTSEVFDLVVIGGGIFGVCAAYDAAQRGLRVAIVERGDFGGATSANSLKMVHGGIRYIQHLDVARIRHSAHERRAFLKVAPHLVRPLPILIPTYGHGMKGKGVLRIGMALFDLMTADCNRGIAAKTRKIPWCDSVSRKRMLEVLPGVKTEGLTGAARFSDGQMFNPCRLVLAFLQSAVREGAVAANYVRADGLLRDDKTITGIRAVDDVTKKPLEIRSKVVLNAAGPYAQKMLASVDPALALPHKIDFSRDTAFVVNRKLTDGVHAVALQGETHDPDAKLSRGARHMFIAPWRDYTLVGVWHGVHRDDPDNVDVTEAELQSYLDEINAIYPAWNLTLDDINLCNAGLVPFGENSEDAKDLRYGHRSHLIDHAECHDLENLLTLIGVRYTTGRFEAVHAVDAVYKKLGRQAPKSRSDEQPLVGGDVSDFDAALVVMQQQYIDTLGPAVIASLMHQYGTGCSAVLDRLDANSELAKSIGGSATIAAQVVHAVEAEMARTLGDIVFRRTDLASGAYPGERALRQVAALVAGPLDWDPARVDREVSEVQARFPKRVLERVDGKPETHKQAVA, from the coding sequence ATGGACGATGCGGCATTGACGCGCGACGTTTCGGCGCTGACGAGTGAGGTTTTCGACCTTGTCGTGATCGGCGGCGGCATCTTCGGCGTCTGCGCGGCTTACGACGCGGCGCAGCGCGGGCTGCGCGTCGCGATCGTCGAGCGCGGCGACTTCGGCGGTGCAACATCAGCGAACTCGCTCAAGATGGTCCACGGCGGGATCCGCTACATCCAGCATTTGGATGTCGCACGCATCCGGCACTCGGCGCATGAACGCCGGGCGTTCTTGAAAGTCGCGCCGCACCTGGTCCGCCCGCTGCCGATCCTGATCCCGACCTATGGCCACGGCATGAAGGGCAAAGGCGTCCTACGCATCGGCATGGCGCTCTTTGACCTGATGACCGCCGACTGCAACAGAGGCATCGCCGCGAAGACGCGCAAGATACCGTGGTGCGATTCGGTGTCACGCAAACGCATGCTCGAGGTGCTGCCCGGCGTGAAGACAGAGGGCCTTACCGGCGCGGCACGGTTTTCGGACGGGCAGATGTTCAACCCCTGCCGGCTGGTGCTGGCGTTCCTGCAGAGCGCGGTCCGCGAGGGCGCGGTCGCGGCGAACTACGTCAGGGCGGACGGCCTGCTGCGTGACGATAAAACCATCACCGGTATCCGCGCGGTCGATGACGTAACGAAAAAACCACTTGAAATCAGGTCAAAAGTCGTACTCAACGCGGCCGGGCCTTATGCACAGAAGATGCTGGCATCGGTCGATCCGGCGCTGGCGCTGCCTCACAAGATCGACTTTTCGCGCGACACGGCGTTTGTCGTCAACCGCAAACTAACCGACGGGGTACACGCCGTCGCGCTGCAGGGCGAGACGCACGACCCGGACGCGAAGCTGTCGCGCGGGGCTCGGCACATGTTTATCGCGCCGTGGCGTGACTACACGCTGGTCGGGGTGTGGCACGGCGTCCACCGCGATGACCCCGACAACGTCGATGTCACCGAGGCGGAGCTCCAGTCGTACCTTGACGAGATCAACGCGATCTACCCGGCGTGGAACCTGACGCTGGACGACATCAACCTGTGTAACGCCGGGCTCGTGCCGTTTGGTGAGAACAGCGAGGACGCGAAGGACTTGCGGTATGGCCACCGTTCGCACCTGATCGACCACGCCGAGTGTCACGATCTTGAGAACTTGCTGACGCTGATCGGCGTGCGGTACACGACCGGACGATTCGAGGCAGTACACGCGGTGGATGCGGTGTACAAGAAGCTCGGGAGGCAGGCGCCGAAATCGCGGAGCGATGAGCAGCCGCTGGTCGGCGGAGATGTATCCGACTTCGACGCCGCGCTGGTGGTGATGCAGCAGCAGTACATCGACACGCTAGGCCCTGCGGTGATTGCATCCTTGATGCACCAGTACGGCACGGGTTGTTCTGCGGTACTGGATCGGCTTGACGCGAACTCGGAACTGGCCAAGAGCATCGGCGGATCAGCAACGATCGCGGCGCAGGTGGTACACGCCGTCGAGGCCGAGATGGCCCGGACGCTGGGCGATATCGTGTTTCGGCGGACCGACCTGGCGAGCGGGGCGTACCCCGGGGAGCGGGCACTTCGTCAGGTCGCGGCGCTCGTAGCGGGGCCGCTGGACTGGGACCCGGCCCGGGTCGATCGGGAGGTGAGCGAAGTGCAGGCACGCTTCCCGAAGCGTGTGCTTGAGCGTGTGGACGGGAAGCCCGAAACACATAAGCAGGCGGTGGCTTAG
- a CDS encoding glycosyltransferase, which produces MTTQDANADAGRRYCLITPCRDEARYARRTLDAVTRQTVPPSLWVIVDDGSTDETPAILAEYARRFDYIRVVRRDDRGGRAVGPGVIEAFYHGYDTIDPAQFDYVCKFDLDLDLPHAYFAALMQRMEENPRIGTCSGKPYFPPIGTEDDDRRNDAGFFDTSDLISEACGDEMSVGMIKFYRTACFEQIGGFVRQVMWDGIDCHRCRMLGWIACSWDDPALRFIHLRAMGSSQKGILTGRMRHGFGQWFMGTGLGYMSASALFRLSRPPVLIGGVAMWWGYVRSMLRREPRFGDVVFRRFLRRYQRACLFKGKSAATRQLDARQAEVWEPPADVPHPNTPSTTNQSNETNRSAGQTAGNATGSPA; this is translated from the coding sequence ATGACGACTCAGGACGCGAATGCCGATGCCGGCCGCCGGTACTGCCTGATCACGCCTTGCCGTGACGAGGCGCGGTACGCGCGGCGGACGCTCGACGCGGTGACGCGGCAGACCGTGCCGCCCTCGCTGTGGGTCATCGTGGACGACGGCTCGACGGACGAGACGCCCGCGATCCTCGCCGAGTATGCCCGGCGTTTCGACTACATCCGCGTCGTCCGGCGCGACGACCGCGGCGGGCGCGCGGTGGGGCCCGGCGTGATCGAGGCGTTCTACCACGGCTACGACACCATCGACCCCGCGCAGTTCGACTACGTCTGCAAGTTCGACCTCGACCTCGACCTGCCTCACGCCTACTTCGCCGCGCTGATGCAGCGCATGGAAGAGAACCCCCGCATCGGCACGTGTAGCGGCAAGCCCTATTTCCCGCCGATCGGGACCGAGGACGACGACCGGCGAAATGACGCCGGTTTCTTTGACACGAGCGACCTGATCAGCGAGGCCTGCGGCGACGAGATGTCGGTGGGGATGATCAAGTTCTATCGCACCGCCTGCTTCGAGCAGATCGGCGGGTTTGTGCGGCAGGTGATGTGGGACGGGATCGACTGCCACCGCTGCCGGATGCTCGGGTGGATCGCGTGTTCGTGGGACGACCCGGCGCTGCGGTTCATCCATCTGCGTGCGATGGGTTCGAGCCAGAAGGGCATCCTCACCGGCCGGATGCGGCACGGCTTTGGGCAATGGTTCATGGGCACGGGGCTGGGCTACATGAGCGCAAGTGCGCTGTTCCGCCTCTCGCGGCCGCCGGTGCTGATCGGCGGGGTCGCGATGTGGTGGGGCTACGTGCGTAGTATGTTGAGGCGGGAGCCGCGCTTCGGCGACGTGGTGTTCCGCAGGTTCCTCCGGCGATACCAGCGTGCGTGCCTGTTCAAGGGCAAGTCCGCCGCGACGAGGCAGCTCGACGCGCGGCAGGCGGAGGTGTGGGAGCCGCCCGCCGATGTTCCACATCCAAACACGCCATCTACAACGAATCAATCCAACGAGACCAACCGATCCGCCGGCCAGACCGCCGGCAACGCCACGGGGAGCCCGGCATGA
- a CDS encoding class I SAM-dependent methyltransferase — protein METLEMMPETTTPDAPKGPPEDDPMSMRDADLAALHEPFDSYWQAPDDVESGYTSFFTYYKANVLPHLPADKDAPVLCVSCGPGYLVNLLKERGYTRVSGIDSDPDKVAFGQQRGLDCVAARCFVYLQQQEPDSYGTIVLEQELNHLTHRESIAFLKLCHRALKPGGTIYGYGLNGANPIVGAENLAHNIDHFSTYGEHSLKQVFMLGGFKDIELMPLKLYVFWKNPLNYVGLAVTGALELWYRVLFKMYGKNCKIFTKKIAAVAKK, from the coding sequence ATGGAAACGCTAGAGATGATGCCCGAGACGACTACCCCAGACGCGCCGAAGGGCCCGCCCGAAGACGACCCAATGTCGATGCGCGACGCGGACCTCGCCGCACTGCACGAGCCATTCGATTCGTACTGGCAGGCGCCCGACGATGTCGAATCGGGCTACACCAGCTTCTTTACCTACTACAAGGCCAACGTCCTCCCGCACCTGCCGGCCGACAAAGACGCGCCGGTGTTGTGCGTGAGCTGCGGGCCGGGCTATCTCGTCAACCTGCTCAAAGAACGCGGCTACACCCGCGTCTCCGGCATCGACTCGGACCCCGACAAGGTCGCCTTCGGCCAGCAGCGCGGGCTCGACTGTGTCGCCGCACGCTGCTTCGTTTACTTGCAACAACAAGAACCCGATAGCTACGGCACGATCGTCCTCGAACAGGAACTCAACCACCTGACCCACCGCGAGTCGATCGCCTTCCTCAAGCTCTGCCACCGCGCACTCAAGCCCGGGGGCACGATCTACGGCTACGGGCTCAACGGCGCAAACCCCATCGTCGGCGCAGAAAACCTCGCGCACAACATCGACCACTTCTCGACCTACGGCGAGCACTCGCTCAAACAGGTCTTCATGCTCGGCGGGTTCAAAGACATCGAGCTCATGCCGCTCAAGCTCTACGTCTTCTGGAAGAACCCGCTGAACTATGTCGGGCTCGCGGTGACCGGCGCGCTGGAGCTTTGGTACCGCGTGCTCTTTAAGATGTACGGCAAGAACTGCAAGATATTCACCAAAAAAATCGCGGCGGTCGCGAAGAAGTAG
- a CDS encoding acyltransferase → MTMTTPMHEHANAGREPADTDARAEAVEMSKELSEDSYIRAKLYGGDKSDLRRYADLVCGEGSSYWSLFKYEVLTCLLAGRRGALGLFLRKKFYPCLFRECGRGVIFGRNLTIRNGKNITLGDRVVMDDDCVLDARGAGEEGVKIGAGTILNRAVSIQAKIGPVHIGKECDIGMHSDVHAQGGVYIGDCVVLGGGAKISGGVFQIDRSEDDDREQDRSTRGPIRIDSKCLVGMGSMFLDGVHVGEGVVLGAASVVLKDLPAYSVAAGTPARVLRERTSRDDATID, encoded by the coding sequence ATGACGATGACGACACCGATGCACGAACACGCGAACGCTGGGCGCGAGCCGGCAGACACCGACGCCCGGGCCGAGGCGGTCGAGATGTCCAAGGAGCTCTCAGAAGACAGCTACATCCGAGCGAAGCTGTACGGCGGGGATAAGTCCGACCTGCGGCGTTATGCGGACCTGGTCTGCGGGGAAGGGTCTTCGTACTGGTCGTTGTTCAAGTATGAGGTATTGACGTGTCTGCTTGCGGGTCGGCGTGGGGCGCTTGGGCTGTTTCTGCGTAAGAAGTTTTATCCGTGCTTGTTCAGGGAGTGCGGCCGGGGCGTGATCTTTGGGCGCAACCTGACGATCCGCAACGGCAAGAACATCACTTTGGGCGACCGGGTGGTGATGGATGACGACTGTGTGCTCGATGCGCGCGGCGCCGGGGAAGAAGGCGTCAAGATCGGGGCCGGCACGATCCTGAACCGAGCCGTCTCGATCCAGGCGAAGATCGGCCCTGTACACATCGGCAAGGAGTGCGACATCGGGATGCACTCGGACGTCCATGCGCAGGGCGGCGTCTATATCGGCGACTGTGTTGTGCTCGGCGGAGGCGCGAAGATCTCGGGCGGCGTGTTCCAGATTGACCGTTCGGAAGATGACGACCGCGAGCAGGACCGTTCGACGCGCGGGCCGATCCGGATCGACAGCAAGTGCCTGGTCGGGATGGGCAGCATGTTCCTCGACGGGGTACACGTCGGCGAGGGCGTCGTGCTCGGGGCGGCCTCGGTCGTACTCAAGGACCTGCCGGCCTACAGCGTCGCGGCGGGGACACCCGCCCGTGTACTGCGCGAACGCACCTCGCGCGACGACGCCACGATTGACTGA
- a CDS encoding SGNH/GDSL hydrolase family protein, with amino-acid sequence MERFYTLAKRTLYASMVCAAVALPGVPAWAESITDSYFVAIGDSYTGAYASHGARRGNHRSWIEQLDSFNSEGNFQNLAVSGATTQSAQTFGDPKYQLDDALSAIHGNGAGVVVIGLGVNDFTSVFESDTAMTQAQANSAADAAFSSMVSLVDALLDPTAGNAGAQIVISNSVDRTHWAIRATSEHDLNRDVTSAAIRRFNQLVADEFSGSRGLAVVDSYRLLEDLLAGDPDDSNAGTGPNGELFIAGQQIDIDPLNALNPDGSGVTRQPSDHLWADGAHPGSIYQGLYANVVLTALQETYGVDAGPKGLLGIDDIFDMANVLNPSDGVLLSASDTDYTFDYANYILPEPGSAAALLALAGLVSARRRRGSV; translated from the coding sequence ATGGAACGTTTTTATACTTTGGCGAAACGTACGCTGTACGCTTCGATGGTCTGTGCCGCAGTAGCACTGCCGGGGGTTCCGGCTTGGGCGGAGAGTATCACCGACAGCTACTTCGTCGCGATCGGCGACAGCTACACCGGGGCGTACGCCAGCCATGGCGCCAGGCGTGGCAACCACCGCTCCTGGATTGAGCAACTCGACAGCTTCAATTCCGAAGGCAACTTCCAGAACCTCGCAGTGAGTGGCGCGACGACGCAGTCGGCCCAGACGTTTGGGGATCCCAAGTACCAACTCGACGATGCGCTCAGCGCGATCCACGGCAATGGCGCGGGCGTCGTTGTCATCGGGCTCGGCGTCAACGATTTCACTTCCGTCTTCGAGAGCGACACGGCGATGACCCAGGCGCAGGCCAATAGTGCCGCCGATGCCGCGTTTAGCAGCATGGTGTCGCTGGTCGATGCGTTGCTCGACCCAACGGCCGGCAACGCCGGCGCGCAGATCGTAATCTCTAACAGTGTCGACCGCACGCACTGGGCGATTCGCGCGACGAGTGAGCACGACCTCAACCGCGATGTGACCTCGGCCGCGATCCGGCGGTTCAACCAGCTTGTCGCCGACGAGTTCTCTGGCAGCAGGGGCCTGGCTGTGGTCGATAGCTATCGGTTGCTGGAAGATTTGCTCGCGGGCGACCCGGATGACTCGAATGCCGGTACGGGCCCGAATGGCGAACTGTTCATTGCGGGGCAGCAGATCGATATCGACCCGCTCAACGCGCTGAACCCCGACGGCTCGGGCGTTACCCGCCAGCCCTCGGACCACCTCTGGGCGGACGGCGCGCACCCGGGCTCGATCTACCAGGGGCTTTACGCCAACGTTGTGCTGACTGCGTTGCAGGAAACGTACGGCGTCGATGCGGGTCCTAAGGGGTTGCTCGGGATCGACGACATATTCGACATGGCGAATGTACTCAACCCGTCGGATGGCGTGCTGCTCTCGGCATCAGACACAGACTACACGTTCGACTACGCCAACTACATTTTGCCCGAGCCCGGATCGGCGGCGGCGCTGCTCGCGCTTGCGGGGCTGGTGTCGGCGCGTCGTCGGCGTGGGTCGGTGTAG
- a CDS encoding DCC1-like thiol-disulfide oxidoreductase family protein, with protein sequence MPDTTEYIFYDGQCGLCHRWVKRVLASRGAAERFVFSPLQGDFIGTRLSEDERAALPDSVVVQTHDGKVLTRSSAVLYVMRRLGGLRGVLAVVGHVVPRPLRDLVYVGVAKMRSRLSARPDTVCPMMPPEHRARFRS encoded by the coding sequence ATGCCTGACACGACGGAGTACATTTTTTACGACGGCCAGTGCGGGCTGTGCCACCGCTGGGTCAAGCGCGTTCTCGCTTCTCGAGGCGCGGCCGAGCGATTCGTGTTTTCGCCGCTGCAGGGCGATTTTATCGGCACACGCCTAAGCGAAGATGAACGCGCGGCGTTGCCTGACTCGGTCGTCGTGCAGACCCACGACGGGAAAGTCCTGACACGGTCGTCGGCGGTGCTGTACGTGATGCGCCGGCTCGGGGGCCTGCGGGGCGTGTTGGCCGTGGTCGGGCACGTCGTGCCGCGCCCGCTGCGCGACCTGGTGTATGTCGGCGTCGCGAAGATGCGATCCCGGCTGTCCGCCCGGCCCGACACCGTGTGTCCGATGATGCCACCCGAGCATCGGGCCCGATTCCGCTCCTAA
- a CDS encoding glycosyltransferase family 2 protein, with product MIPVTTQAQHMTNDREAIDVSVVVPLMNEEDSIVALYEEIAAMVEAQTLSYEVIFVDDGSSDQTIARLREATQDNDRVSIVQFTKNFGQTAAMAAGFAYANGAVIVPMDGDGQNDPADIPRLVAKLDEGEGWDIVSGWRKDRKDKMMSRRLPSILANRLVKQITWTTEIHDFGCSLKAYRREVLEDVRLYGEMHRFLPAICKWRGARITEEVVHHRPRTAGVSKYGLKRTIKVLLDLITVKFMGDYLAKPIYFFGKLAGIFMLIAFLSLVWAVFNKYGLLLIDGDEPVNLNRNVLLIFSMMTALISVMMLMMGVLSELMSRVYHESQDRRPYKVRRVISPEAEQGPPSPVGRVTPQKEKAS from the coding sequence ATGATCCCAGTTACTACCCAGGCCCAGCACATGACAAACGACCGTGAGGCCATCGACGTCTCCGTCGTGGTCCCGCTCATGAACGAGGAGGACAGCATCGTCGCGCTCTACGAAGAGATCGCCGCGATGGTGGAGGCCCAGACGCTGAGTTACGAGGTCATCTTTGTCGACGATGGGTCCAGCGACCAAACGATTGCACGCCTCCGGGAGGCGACGCAGGACAACGACCGCGTCAGCATCGTGCAGTTCACTAAAAACTTTGGCCAGACCGCCGCGATGGCCGCGGGGTTTGCCTACGCCAACGGCGCGGTGATCGTGCCGATGGACGGCGACGGGCAGAACGACCCGGCCGACATCCCGCGGCTGGTCGCCAAGCTCGACGAGGGCGAGGGCTGGGACATCGTGTCGGGCTGGCGCAAAGACCGCAAGGACAAGATGATGTCGCGCCGCCTGCCGTCGATCCTCGCGAACCGGCTGGTCAAGCAGATCACCTGGACGACCGAGATCCACGACTTCGGCTGCTCGCTCAAGGCCTACCGGCGCGAGGTCCTCGAAGACGTCCGGCTGTACGGCGAGATGCACCGCTTCCTCCCCGCGATCTGCAAGTGGCGTGGCGCACGCATCACCGAAGAGGTCGTCCACCACCGCCCACGCACCGCAGGGGTCTCGAAGTACGGCCTGAAACGCACGATCAAAGTGCTCCTCGACTTGATCACTGTCAAGTTCATGGGTGACTACCTCGCCAAGCCGATCTACTTCTTCGGCAAGCTCGCCGGCATCTTTATGCTGATCGCGTTCTTGTCGCTGGTATGGGCGGTATTCAACAAGTACGGCCTGCTGCTGATCGATGGCGACGAACCGGTCAACCTGAATCGCAACGTGCTGCTGATCTTCTCGATGATGACGGCGCTGATCTCGGTGATGATGCTGATGATGGGCGTGCTGTCCGAACTCATGTCGCGGGTGTACCACGAGAGCCAGGATCGCCGGCCGTACAAAGTCCGACGGGTCATCTCGCCTGAGGCCGAGCAGGGGCCGCCTTCGCCGGTCGGCCGGGTGACGCCGCAGAAAGAGAAGGCGAGCTAG
- a CDS encoding lysylphosphatidylglycerol synthase transmembrane domain-containing protein, with the protein MPIDSPEPDARQDDRPPGVAEKTPALRWRKRLMFFIKLVITAALVGWIIAAVDWADVGQRLAGMSWVVIAVVLLIWTGCVIGSAMKWQQLLAVHGAPYRLWTLVRWYFIGFFLGQFLPSMIGGDAYRVYKTLDNPAGKTSAVLAIFVERATGMLALLALGWVAAVILLVQTGDDVARWLVFFGGGCAVAGLVTMAVMMRFKLLGKIARHRRCPGKLRVLIERAWEYREHPGRMAIVALLSFLFHGSRAGLYFLLFWAIAEPQGLMQLTIVMAVTTVVSMLPISLNGYGLVDGSFIYLMHQYGASEAAGTTVMVLIRVTTIPVALVGGLFYFADSGGKTPSKAEASLALQAKA; encoded by the coding sequence ATGCCCATCGACTCCCCCGAGCCCGACGCGCGTCAGGACGATCGCCCCCCCGGCGTCGCCGAGAAAACGCCTGCGCTGCGGTGGCGCAAGCGTCTGATGTTCTTTATCAAGCTTGTGATCACCGCCGCCCTGGTGGGCTGGATCATCGCCGCGGTCGACTGGGCCGACGTCGGTCAACGCCTGGCGGGGATGTCGTGGGTCGTGATTGCGGTGGTCCTATTGATCTGGACCGGCTGCGTGATCGGCAGCGCGATGAAGTGGCAGCAGCTCCTGGCCGTCCACGGCGCGCCGTATCGGCTCTGGACGCTGGTGCGCTGGTACTTCATTGGCTTTTTCCTCGGGCAGTTCCTGCCTTCGATGATCGGCGGCGATGCGTACCGGGTCTACAAAACGCTCGACAACCCGGCGGGCAAGACCTCGGCCGTGCTCGCGATCTTTGTCGAACGCGCGACGGGCATGCTCGCGCTGCTCGCGCTGGGCTGGGTCGCCGCGGTGATCCTGCTTGTCCAGACAGGCGACGACGTCGCACGCTGGCTGGTCTTTTTCGGCGGCGGGTGCGCGGTGGCGGGGCTCGTCACGATGGCCGTGATGATGCGCTTCAAGCTGCTGGGCAAGATCGCCCGGCACCGGCGCTGCCCCGGCAAGCTGCGTGTCCTCATCGAGCGGGCCTGGGAGTACCGCGAGCACCCCGGGCGGATGGCGATCGTCGCGCTGCTGTCGTTCCTGTTCCACGGCTCGCGTGCCGGGCTCTACTTCCTGCTCTTCTGGGCGATCGCCGAGCCGCAGGGATTGATGCAGCTCACGATTGTCATGGCGGTCACAACGGTCGTCAGCATGCTGCCGATCAGCTTGAACGGCTACGGGCTGGTGGACGGGTCTTTCATCTACCTCATGCACCAATACGGTGCCAGCGAGGCGGCGGGGACGACGGTGATGGTGCTGATCCGTGTGACGACGATCCCGGTCGCGCTGGTGGGGGGGCTGTTCTATTTTGCCGATAGTGGGGGCAAGACGCCGAGCAAGGCCGAGGCGTCGCTCGCGCTGCAGGCAAAGGCCTGA
- a CDS encoding NAD(P)-dependent oxidoreductase, which translates to MNIFITGASGFIGSAVARRLLEEGHTLRALTRHPERLMKRVQAEGVEVIVGDIVDPDIVDQAAAGCEVTYAIAGTFREPNLSDARYRAVNTAASEHIIRSAAKHGHKRVIHCSTCGIHGTAAPGQRIAEDDPFDGIGIYEETKAQGEVRARELGEELDIDVTVIRPTQVYGPGDTRLLKLFKMADKDRPLILGSGKGGYHLVYIDDLVDAFLLAGTLDQAVGEAYLIGGGEVPSLNEMFAELGKVFGRENPKPRRPPVLPFMWAGIVCETLCRPLGISPPIYRRRVEFFTNNRSFDISKAREQLGYDPKVTMADGLRRTAQWYRDEGMLE; encoded by the coding sequence ATGAACATTTTTATCACGGGGGCGTCGGGCTTCATCGGTTCGGCGGTCGCGCGGCGGCTGCTCGAAGAGGGCCACACCCTCCGTGCCCTGACCCGACATCCCGAACGATTGATGAAGCGCGTCCAGGCCGAGGGGGTCGAGGTGATCGTGGGTGATATCGTCGACCCCGACATTGTGGACCAGGCCGCCGCCGGCTGCGAGGTGACCTACGCGATCGCCGGGACGTTCCGTGAGCCGAACCTGTCGGATGCGCGTTATCGCGCGGTGAATACTGCGGCCTCCGAGCATATCATCCGTTCCGCCGCGAAGCATGGCCATAAACGCGTCATCCACTGCTCGACCTGTGGTATCCACGGCACCGCGGCCCCGGGCCAGCGCATCGCAGAAGACGACCCGTTCGACGGCATCGGCATCTACGAAGAAACCAAGGCCCAAGGCGAGGTCCGGGCACGTGAACTGGGCGAGGAACTGGACATTGATGTCACGGTGATCCGCCCGACGCAGGTCTACGGCCCCGGCGATACGCGGCTGCTCAAGCTGTTCAAGATGGCGGACAAAGATAGGCCCTTGATCCTGGGTTCAGGTAAAGGCGGATACCACCTTGTGTATATCGATGACTTGGTTGATGCGTTCCTGCTGGCGGGCACGCTAGACCAGGCGGTGGGCGAGGCGTACCTGATCGGCGGCGGCGAGGTGCCGTCGCTCAACGAGATGTTCGCCGAGTTGGGCAAGGTGTTTGGACGCGAGAACCCGAAGCCGCGGCGTCCGCCCGTGTTGCCGTTCATGTGGGCCGGGATTGTCTGCGAGACGCTGTGTCGGCCGCTGGGCATCAGCCCGCCGATCTACCGCCGACGCGTCGAGTTTTTTACGAACAACCGTTCGTTCGATATCAGCAAGGCGCGCGAGCAGCTCGGCTACGACCCGAAGGTTACGATGGCCGACGGGCTCCGGCGGACGGCTCAGTGGTACCGGGACGAAGGGATGCTTGAGTGA
- a CDS encoding glycosyltransferase family 4 protein, producing the protein MRILAVNYEYPPLGGGGGVILRDIVEELASRGHKMTVLTSGFKELKPVEQFGENIEVHRVPVWMRKELPTATMPSMLSFWPVGVKYGRKLIKQKQFDIVNSHFLVPSGPVGAKLAKLAGIPHVLSVHGGDIYDPTKKHSPHRHWMLRKLGRRLLLGADEVIGPSHDIMNNAKKYYVPGFEFKHHIPLGIKPTTMLETSRAEFDIEEDRFVMITTGRLVERKKVGDMIRVVAKMDDPRDLLIVLGDGPMKGAWQQLARELGVADRVQFRGYVAHEEKCKLTQLADAYTSTSTHEGFGLVFVEAMDRGVPVVSFDRGGHVDYLVDGETGGVAPLGDIDAFAKRTMMLKNDDAFRARCAAHVNEKAKLYHIGVCAGRYEALFERLIAGPANGEHAPENTPTASAKSHAA; encoded by the coding sequence ATGCGTATCCTTGCGGTCAATTATGAGTACCCGCCCCTGGGTGGTGGTGGGGGCGTGATCCTCCGCGATATCGTCGAAGAGCTGGCGTCGCGCGGCCATAAGATGACGGTGCTGACCTCTGGGTTCAAAGAACTCAAGCCCGTCGAGCAGTTCGGCGAGAACATCGAGGTCCACCGTGTGCCGGTCTGGATGCGCAAGGAGCTGCCGACAGCGACGATGCCGTCGATGCTCTCGTTCTGGCCCGTCGGTGTGAAGTACGGCAGGAAACTCATCAAGCAGAAACAATTCGACATCGTCAACTCGCACTTCCTGGTCCCCAGCGGGCCGGTCGGGGCGAAGCTCGCGAAGCTCGCCGGGATCCCACACGTCCTCAGTGTCCACGGCGGCGACATCTACGACCCGACCAAGAAGCACTCGCCCCACAGGCACTGGATGCTGCGCAAGCTCGGCCGCAGATTGTTGCTGGGTGCCGACGAGGTGATCGGGCCTTCGCACGACATCATGAACAACGCGAAGAAGTACTACGTGCCCGGGTTCGAGTTCAAGCACCATATCCCGCTGGGGATCAAGCCCACGACGATGCTGGAGACGAGCCGCGCCGAGTTTGATATCGAAGAGGACCGCTTTGTGATGATCACGACGGGCCGGCTGGTTGAGCGCAAGAAGGTCGGCGACATGATCCGTGTCGTGGCGAAGATGGATGACCCGCGCGACCTGTTGATCGTGCTGGGTGATGGGCCGATGAAGGGCGCGTGGCAGCAGCTTGCGCGCGAGCTCGGCGTCGCCGACCGGGTCCAGTTCCGCGGTTACGTGGCGCACGAAGAAAAGTGCAAGCTCACGCAGCTCGCCGACGCCTACACCTCGACGAGCACGCACGAGGGCTTTGGCCTGGTGTTTGTCGAGGCGATGGATCGCGGCGTGCCGGTGGTCTCGTTCGACCGCGGCGGCCACGTCGACTACCTCGTCGATGGCGAGACGGGCGGTGTTGCGCCGCTGGGTGATATCGACGCCTTCGCCAAGCGCACCATGATGCTCAAGAATGACGATGCGTTCCGCGCGCGATGCGCCGCGCACGTCAACGAGAAGGCCAAGCTCTACCATATCGGCGTCTGCGCCGGCCGATACGAGGCGCTGTTCGAACGCCTGATCGCCGGCCCGGCCAACGGCGAGCACGCCCCCGAAAACACGCCCACGGCGTCAGCCAAAAGCCACGCGGCCTGA